The Sphingosinicellaceae bacterium genome includes the window TTGCCCCAGCGCGGCACGATGTGAAGCCGCAGGACGGCTTCGGTGTTACCGGGCCGACGCTGGTAGGTCTTGGCGTAGGCGATGTGCTGTGCGGCGAGCGTGGCATAGGTCGGGATGGCCTTTCTGACCTCTTTATCCGCGGCCGGATTGCCGCCGAGCACGACCTCGGATCGTAACCTCTTGGCCGCTTTCCGGGCTTGGTCGAAAGTGATGTCGGCATAGGCACCGATTTTATGCTGACGCTGCCGACCGGCTTCGTCGATAAATCGAAGCGCGTAGGTCTTCCCGCCGCCTGAGCGCACCTCCAGCACAAAGCCGGTGGTGATGGTATCCCAGTAGTCGGTTTTACGCTTACCGGGCTCGCACAAGGCAGTTAGGACAGCTTGGGCAGACAGTTGAAGTTTGGGCATGTGTCGTCCTTTTAAATGGGCTGCGAGCGGAGCTGGAAAGGCTCCCGCGGCGGCGATGGATGGGGGTCGGCGCTTGCCGGAAGGATGACGCGATGGGTTGCGCTGGCGCGCGGCGAGCCCCCCGTCCTGGTATTCAGGGGACGCGCGGGGGCGCGCCGGGTCGCCGGGGGGCGACGGGGGTCTGTGCCAGAATCGCAGGTTTTCAGTTTCACGCTCATGACGCCGCAGCGCCGGGAGTCGAAAAACCGAAAACCTGAAATTCTGACCGGACTGCGGGGCCGGACCGGTCAGTCGGCCGGCGGGTGTTCCCCAGCCTCGGGTCCGGGCATGGCAACCGGCTCTAATAGCGCGAAGGCTTTGGCCCCGCGCCCACGGACTTCGAACGTCCAATGATGCTTGGCAGGGTCGTCGCCGGTATAAAGCTCGATGGTGCGTTGAACAGACCGCTTGCTGGCTTTGGTCATCTTCGCGACACCCTGCACCAAAGCCATCTTGTTCACTGTCCCGTGCTCGATGAAGCCTCTTACCGCATCGATGATGTCGGCGTCGGGCAACGGAGTTTCGGGCTCTTCAAAGCGGCTAGCATCGGCAGGCGTGACGGAAAGTAGCATGTCCTCATAATCGACCCCGTCACCGGACACGTAGCTGTAGAACGCTTGCTGGGCGACGTCGCCGCGCCGCTTGATGTTGTCGAAGAGAACTAGACGCTCGTTGGCGTCGTCGCTCGGAGCCGATGACAGGATATAACTGCAATCAAAGTCGTCGACAAAATCGCTAGTGCCGCCGTAGACAGGTTTGCCGTCTGGACCTGGGCGCTTGTTTGTGTGAGCTAGGCCGAGAAACGTTCCACCCTTCATCACAAAGTTGCGTATAAGGCTCGTAAACTCGCTCGCTGACTTCTTGTCCATTACGGAAACGAATTTCTTTAAAGTATCTAGTATAATAAATTGCCCCTTAGCCTGATCAGCGTCAATCATGCGTGAAATTGCAATCATAAGCGCACCCGCACGAAAGTTCTTGTAACCTTCAGCGAGCACGTTGACACCTGAGTGTTCAAGTATCTGCAGCTTAGCCACAAGCCCGGAACTACTGTCGTCGACATTCAGATAATATATATTGCCCGGATCGATGCGTTTTTCGGCTACCGCATCTATTACTAAACGGAGACACAGCAGAGTCTTGCCGGTATTCGGTGCCGCAAACCAGATGTTTGCCTGCCCGAAGAGACAGACGTTCCCCAACAAAGGTAGTTGTTGTTGGGCATTGCTCGCAACTTCATCGCTATGTCCCAGAAGTGAGAATTTCTTCAGCGGGCTTGGTGTCAATTTTGCGGGTGCGGCAGGTTGCGCCGGGGCAGCAGGCACTGGCGATGACGCGGGTGATGCTGGCGAGTGCGGAGGGGTGTCGAGTGCGGTAGGAACGTCCGACGTCCGCGCTTGAAGAGGGACCACCAGTGAGGCGGTGGAGATACCCGCCGCCGCGACCGGCGCCGCGGCTATCGTTTCGGGTATGTTCGGCGAGTGGGGCGCTGTGGGTATGATCGCAAGTGTCGCAGCATCGGAGTTTGGCGGTAATTTAGCTATGGCGGCCCTGAGGGCTTCGTTGCTCATGCGCAGATTCTTTCAAGCGATCGGAACCAAGGTTGTGACGGTTCCGGGGGTTGGCGGATGCCCGCGCTTGCGGAAAGGTATTTGTGGAGGTCGATGTTTTAGGTAGCCGCCGGCGTTGACCAACGTCCTGCGCGTGGCCGCGCAGCTTGTAGTCCAGCGGGAGCCAACGCTCGGGCCGCAGGTTTTCAGTTTCGCAGGTTTTGCAGGTCTTGTCGGTGAGCGATCTTCCGCTCGATACCCCCCCGCAAGAGGCTTCGAATCGGCTCGGCTGGCCTGCTCCGAACTCCTTCCGAGTGACCTTTTCGTATGTCTCAGGAAGGGGGTAATTGACTTAGCATAAAGCGCTCCATTTTTTGGGTGCTCCTAATCATGTGAAGAGGGTTAAAAGCACGGGTTTGAATATACAACGATGTCAGTATGTTAGGCTCGTCCTTTTTGTGCCAAATAGGTATTCTCGGCTTCATCGTTTTCACCGCCGCGGGATATATTAGGTAGTATCTAGCCCATGTTTGGCTGACCGATTTGACGAGTCTGGGATCCAGTCGGGGGAGTTAAAATCTACGTAGCCCGCGCCGCTGCCTTGCATATCAGATCACCTGTTGTTCTTCTCATTTTTCCAAGATTTTCATCCCTGATGCGGTGCCGCCGGAGTGGCCCTGGGAGCGCACCCGGCCGGCGGGGAGGGCCGAGGTATGGGTCGGGGGTCAAAGCGTGCCCACCGGAGCTCCCTGCCTGCCCAGGTTAGCGGTCGGATGTCGAGCCGCCGGGGAATGGGGGCAGCTGCGGGGGCGGCCGGCGGGCTTCAGATCGGCATGCAGCTAACAATAGGTGCTCGTTGCCGGCCCTACTCGGTTGAAGAAGTCAGACACGGTTGAATGCGCCGCAAGATTTTCTCCCTGCCCCAGAATGTCACTTTAGATCGTTCGATTCCGTCGATCTGGACAGCCGCACTCACTCCTCCAAGTCCACCGCCACTACCATCCCATACAATCAACACGCGCTCAGCCCGGTCAGGCTGCCGATAAATCTGCGGCATTATGGGCGCGTCGACATTAATCATGCATCGTTCGAGATCATACATTTTATGAGTTGTCACACCCGAATATACCGCCTTTGACTTCATTAGGCCTGGAAGGTCTTCCGCATAGGCAGAAAACGGAACGAGTGTCATGCACCCGATAATCCAGTGCTTGTAGCTTACTTTCACTATTGATCTCCTGTGAGCGGCAATTGCGTCTATTTCAAAATACTCGCTAGAAAAGACAGACAAATAAGATAATTCAAACGTCCTGAGGTGATACGGCGTAACCTTAAAAGATTAGTGCGGCGGCTTATCTTGCCAGTTCTGATGAATCAACGCGATAAATCTGACATCTCCGGACGGGCGTGCAGAGGAGGCCGGACAGCGTGCTCCGCGCGCCGGCAGGGTCACGGTATGCGTCGGGGGTCCGAGCATGCCCAGCGGGGCTCCCTGCCGGCCCAGACTAGCAGTCGGGTGCCGAGTTGCCGGGAAGCGGGGGCGGGGGCGGGGGCAGTTGCACGGCATTCAGCGGGGCGATGACTTCGTCGCGGCGGTCGGGTCGAAGTTCCGTGTCTGCAATTGCTCTGCCGATCACGCCCGCTACGGTCAAAGCTGCAAAGATCGCAAGGCAGCTCAGGGGATAGCTCTCGAACAGCCGATACGCGATGCAGAACAGGAAGAAGCCGTACGTGGCCGCGGGTCGGAAGATCGCTCCCCAGACGATCAGGGTAAGCAGCAACGCGAGGATCAATAAGGTTGCTGCTTTGAACACCGTCAGCAGCACGCACGCGAGCAGGAGTGCGCCAAGCGGCTTCACGGTGCTGACCGGTGGTGATGTCGATCGCCATTCAAACAGCTTGGAACGGCTTTCATATAAGTTGGCTGACTTTGCGGGCTCATCGGGCATACTCCCGGCACATGCCGAGCAGCTCCGGGTCGACGCCTTCGTCGTCTTGGATGAGCAGGACGTAGGCGAAGCCGGTGTCACCGACCGTATAGATCAGCTCGAACCAGCCCCCGACATCGTGCAGCCAGTCCCAGGACGGTTGGAAACCCGCTTCTCCGTAGCGGTGTCCATCGATGAAATTGATGACCGGTGAAAGGCCGATCTCATCGATGATGTCCGCCTCCGTGTCGCCGGGCTGAACGACCAGAATGTGGGTGAGCTCGGTAAGATCGCCGACATCCCTTTGCAGGTTGGCGATGCGCGACAGCAGCAGGCGTTGCAGCGAACTCTGGCGGCAGAGGAATGCAGCCGCGTCGAAGCATGCGCGGTCATGTAGTGAGATCATGAGCTTTCCTTTCAATAAAGAAAAAGCGCCCGTGGATCATCCACAGACGCTTGCGGGCCGCTCGCTGGCGGGTTGGTTGGAGGTCCGATGGTCGTGCCCGCGGTGGGCTCGGACGATCGGCCAGGCAGATGTGGTTAGGTGACCGCCGCCGCGGCGGTGTCGCTGTAGTGTCGGCAAAGGCTCAGCAAGGCCCGGTCGACGCCTTCGTTATCCAGAACCAGAACGACATGGGCGAAGCCGTCGTCGGTCATGACGAAGACCAGTTCGAAGAAGCCTCCGTGATCTTGTATCCACTCCCAGGATGGTTCGAAGCCGGGCTGTCCGAAGCGGGAGCCGTCGATCAAATTCTGCCGAACTGGAAATCCGAGTTCCGCATCGATCGCCGCCATGCTGTCGCCGGCCTCGACGACCAGAAAACGTGCAAAGCTGCAAAGCTGCGAATCTGCAGGGCTGGCGAGCTGATTGACGCGCATCTTCAGGAGCGGCCCGACCAATCGCTCAAGGGAGGCCGGCAAGCCCGCAAGCTGCGATATGTCTGTGATCATGATCATAACTTCATCCTTTGGAACAAAAAAAAGACCCCCAGCGGTGAGGCTGGGAGCCGGGTAAGAAGCGGTGCTGCGGGGACTATTTGAAAGTCACGAGGACTCTCACTTGCAGCCGCCAAGACTGGAGGGGCAGAGCGATCAGTGACGAAGCCACTCGGGCGATAGGTGGCCGAACCGTTGTGAGAGCGCTTGGCGAACTGCCAGTTATCTTGCTAAGTAGCCAGCAGTCCGACGATTCTAACCAGTGGACGGTTATGAAAATTGCATCTCTCAGCGATCAAGAATTACTGGATAGCCAGAACCTTATAGATGACTTACCTCCGGGCGAGTATCAGCTGAGCGAGACTTATGGCGGATATTTTAAGGAGTTGAACTTTCCAAAGCAGTTTGGTAAATCTTTTAAAGCGGCAGTTGTTAATGCTAGGCTCGTCAACATCAAGCTAAGCCAAATTGATACCGGCGACAAACATTGGCGCTACTATATTAAGTGCTAGCTTCACTAGTGCTTATGATGAGACGCGACACGTTCGACTTTTTTGTCTACAGTTATTCCCTTAATCACGCCCGCGAAGACCAGAGCTGTTACGACTGTAAGGGAGTCCAGAAGACGGCAAATTTGATCGAATACAATTATCAAACCCCTTTGGGTTTTTTTTATAATTGAGCCAGACACGAACAGTTAGGGCAGCCCCGTGCCCAATAAGGTCAGCTCGACCCGAAATGTCGTTATTATCATTGGTCCAGATAATCATTCTTTCTGCCGGACGATCCGGCTGTCCGTAAACATGGGGAACGCCACCAACATTGTTGAGCCTGATAATACAACGCTCGGCATCACCAATCGAAACCTCTGAGGTGAACTCAAAGTCTGGCGGGGAGCCATCAAGCTTTCCAATCCAAGTCGCACTTGCTGGACTGTGGTCAAATATTGCCACCCAACCAAAACCAATCGTCAGTGTCAGCAGCCTGAAGACTTGCATTGCCTTATCCTCATGAATAGTAAGAACCTAACGAACATATTTAGCCACCTCACCTACAGAGAGATAGCTGCGATCACCTTGACGTCCGGTTGCCCGGCGATACGGAGAGGTATCTCGAACAGGCTTGTGATGTTGCTCGTCGCCTGTCGCTTCGCTGCGTTGAGCAAGCCGGACTGCTGCGCCTGTGCGATCATTGCCCTGCGTGCGTTCGCGTAGTTGATCTTGCGCAATGCGTCCACCTGGGTTTCGCTCCAAGTCAGAAAACCACCGTTGGTCGTGGTAGCGTTCTCCGGTTGAAAGGCGATGTCTCCGACGGTGACTCTCGGCAACCGAACGGTCACGATCTTGGCTTTCTCGTTGTAGCTGACGTCTGCCAGCGAAAGCTCGGAAAGATTGACGTAGTAGTTAACCACTGCGGGCACGCTCAGCTCTTGTACCCCACGAAAAATCCACAAATTTATCCGCTGAGTTCGGATTTTCGCGGTGCCTTTGTAGGAAAATACCAACAGCTTATTTTCTTCGCGCAGGCTCTCCACGGTCGTGGCCAGCACCTTGCTCGTGTCGAACTGGATATAGCCGCTAGGTTTCGCCGGCGTACCACCCGGCCACTTATCAGCGACGAGGTAGCCGGCCGCCGTGGCGCTCAAGTGAGTGGCGATCAGCGCTGCTAGAGTGACCTTCATTTCTGTTTTGCCAGAAAAAGGTGACGGCCTTTTAAAATCAAATTTGTAGGGCGCAGGTCTCGGGGTTTTTGGACGGCGTCCCGGCGGGCCGATGGAAGGCCCGGCTGGCTTGGTATTTGTTCCATAGTAGTCTCCTTTCGTGGATGAGGTGTGACGCAGCCGGCGGCCACGGTTGAGACGTGCACGTTCCAATCCAGAGTTATCGGAACGAGACGTAAACGCTGGCGAAATTGGGTTCCTCCTCCGTGGTTCGATCGGCCATCTTCGGTCCAGTATGTAGGGTGGGCGTAAGAAACTATTTGGCCGGGAACGTGATGCGTATGCCGAAGGAGGGAGGGCGGTGGCCGGAAGCGTTGACGAAGGAGGCGCGCCTGGATCGCACCTACCTCAGCGGGGTCGAGCAGGTGGTTCGGAACCCGACTGACGGTCGGGGCGCGGGTGGCGACCGCGTTGGAATGCAAGCTGGGTGACTTGCTGGATTCAAGTTCACTCGGTTATCTCGCAGCGTCGACCCGGGGATGCCTGAAAAACCCAGTTATCGAAGAGGCGTCGGTTGGTATCATATAAGATGGCAAGTTTTGCGCGGTCATAGTCGTGCTCCCGGCACACGGCGAGAAGCGTCGTGTCGGTGTCGTCAGCACCTGAGACGAGCTCATTATAGGCAAAGCCGCCGCCACCTGCGGTCACGATCATTCTGGCCAATCCCCCCCGGTGGCACCCTGCCAGCCTCACGACGGTCACTGCGATTTCTTCAAGTATGCCTGTTTCGCATCGGTTTGCTCGATGACCAAGATAGATCTTGCGGCTTGCCCGCGCCCGAGGCTGCCTGCTACGGCCCAAAGTATGCCGATTCCCGACTATCAAACCTTGATGCTTCCGGTCCTGTCTATCGCGGCAGCAGGTGAGACACGTGTGCCGGTGGCAGCCGAGAAAGTTGCAGACCTGCTGGGACTATCTGAGGCGGAGCGTGAGGAGATGCTGCCCAGTGGCAAGCAAAGGTTGCTTCACAATCGCATTCACTGGGCCAAGTTCTACATGGCCAAAGCGGGGCTCATCGAATCGCCAAAACGTGGCGTGTTCAAAGCAAGCGACTCTGGCCTGAAGCTGCTTCTGACTAAGCCGACGCAAATCAACGTCGAGATGCTTAAATCGATTCCTTCATTTGCAAGTTTTTATGATGCATCTAACTCTGTAGAAATAATCAGTGATATCAAGCATATCACGCCTCCATCGCTTTCAACGAAGACGCCAGAAGAGCAAATTGATGCCGCACAGGTAGTCCTGCTATCCGCTCTTAAGTCAGATATCTTGTCTGCAATCGCTGAGAAAAGCTCCAGCTTCTTCGAAAGCGTAATCATCGATCTTTTGGTAGCCATGGGCTATGGGGGATCTCACGAGAACGCCGCATTGCGACTGGGGAAAAGTGGTGACGGCGGCATCGACGGAATAATCGATGAAGATCGCCTCGGGCTCGACCGGATCTACGTACAAGCGAAACGCTACTCGTCACACGTGGGCGTAGGCCGTCCCGAGATACAGGGTTTTGTCGGCAGTTTGGTGGGGCTCGGTGCATCCAAGGGCGTCTTCGTGACGACATCGAGCTTCAGCAGCTACGCCATCGATTTTGCTCGCGGCCTTCAGCAGCGGGTGATCTTGATTGATGGAGCTCGCCTCGCAGAGCTTATGGTGGAGTTTGGTGTGGGCGTGAGAGTGAGCCGCACCGTGGAGGTAAAGCGCTTGGACGAGGATTTCTTCAGCGACGAGGCATAGATTTAGCTTGGGGGCAGCCTGTACAACTCAATGCGGCTCCCCAAATCAGGCGTTACCTCAAACTTGACTCCTCCATGCTCCAGCGGTTCAGGCCCGAGCGCCCGGACCAAGTTCGACGCGACGACGCTGCCGACCCGGACTAGGGCAAGTGGGGAGCCTCGGCGCCCGCAAGCGTCCACAACCGCCCGAACTAGAAAAGTGATTTCCGCAGGTGAGTGTCCGGCGAGATCGACGCCAAGAGGTTCAGGTACAGTTACGGCTTGCAGAACCGATGCAAGGCCCTCGGCTATCTCATCTAGGATCAGGACCCGTTAATTTGCTTGCCTGTGTGGCAACCGCTTGATTCAATGGTGGTGCTGAGGAGGCGTTGCCATGAGTGATCTGATGTTGTTGTCGGAGGCGCAGATGCGCCGGATCGAGCCCTATTTTCCGCTGCCGCACGGCGTACCGCGGGTCGATGACCGGAGGGTGATCAGCGGGATCATCTTCGTGATCAGGAACGGCCTGCGCTGGCGCGATGCGCCGAAGGATTACGGTCCGCACAAAACGATCTACAACCGCTTCATCCGCTGGAGCCGGCTTGGCGTGTTCAACCGTATCTTCGCAGCGCTGGCGGCCAAAGGCGGCAAGCCCGACCAGCTGATGATCGACGCGACGCATCTGAAGGCACACCGGACCGCGGCCAGCCTCCTCAAAAAAGGGCTCTTCCCCGATGTATCGGACGCACCAAAGGCGGCCTGAACTCCAAGCTGCACGCGGTCTGCGACGGCCAGGGTCGGCCGCTGGTCATGCTGCTCACCGAGGGGCAGACCAGTGACTACAAGGGTGCCGCGCTGATGCTCGAGGCCCTGCCGAAAGCCAAGGCCATGCTCGGC containing:
- a CDS encoding DUF4230 domain-containing protein, which encodes MERARLNRGRRLRHTSSTKGDYYGTNTKPAGPSIGPPGRRPKTPRPAPYKFDFKRPSPFSGKTEMKVTLAALIATHLSATAAGYLVADKWPGGTPAKPSGYIQFDTSKVLATTVESLREENKLLVFSYKGTAKIRTQRINLWIFRGVQELSVPAVVNYYVNLSELSLADVSYNEKAKIVTVRLPRVTVGDIAFQPENATTTNGGFLTWSETQVDALRKINYANARRAMIAQAQQSGLLNAAKRQATSNITSLFEIPLRIAGQPDVKVIAAISL
- a CDS encoding AAA family ATPase, encoding MSNEALRAAIAKLPPNSDAATLAIIPTAPHSPNIPETIAAAPVAAAGISTASLVVPLQARTSDVPTALDTPPHSPASPASSPVPAAPAQPAAPAKLTPSPLKKFSLLGHSDEVASNAQQQLPLLGNVCLFGQANIWFAAPNTGKTLLCLRLVIDAVAEKRIDPGNIYYLNVDDSSSGLVAKLQILEHSGVNVLAEGYKNFRAGALMIAISRMIDADQAKGQFIILDTLKKFVSVMDKKSASEFTSLIRNFVMKGGTFLGLAHTNKRPGPDGKPVYGGTSDFVDDFDCSYILSSAPSDDANERLVLFDNIKRRGDVAQQAFYSYVSGDGVDYEDMLLSVTPADASRFEEPETPLPDADIIDAVRGFIEHGTVNKMALVQGVAKMTKASKRSVQRTIELYTGDDPAKHHWTFEVRGRGAKAFALLEPVAMPGPEAGEHPPAD
- a CDS encoding IS5 family transposase (programmed frameshift), translated to MSDLMLLSEAQMRRIEPYFPLPHGVPRVDDRRVISGIIFVIRNGLRWRDAPKDYGPHKTIYNRFIRWSRLGVFNRIFAALAAKGGKPDQLMIDATHLKAHRTAASLLKKGLFPRCIGRTKGGLNSKLHAVCDGQGRPLVMLLTEGQTSDYKGAALMLEALPKAKAMLGDRGYDADWFRNALIAKGIAPCIPSKANRKVPIDHDRTLYRQRHRIENMFGKLKDWRRIHTRYDRCAHTFFSAIAIAATVIFWL
- a CDS encoding restriction endonuclease, which produces MPIPDYQTLMLPVLSIAAAGETRVPVAAEKVADLLGLSEAEREEMLPSGKQRLLHNRIHWAKFYMAKAGLIESPKRGVFKASDSGLKLLLTKPTQINVEMLKSIPSFASFYDASNSVEIISDIKHITPPSLSTKTPEEQIDAAQVVLLSALKSDILSAIAEKSSSFFESVIIDLLVAMGYGGSHENAALRLGKSGDGGIDGIIDEDRLGLDRIYVQAKRYSSHVGVGRPEIQGFVGSLVGLGASKGVFVTTSSFSSYAIDFARGLQQRVILIDGARLAELMVEFGVGVRVSRTVEVKRLDEDFFSDEA